In the Chroococcidiopsis sp. SAG 2025 genome, one interval contains:
- a CDS encoding photosystem I reaction center subunit IX codes for MQHVFKYLTLAPVMATLTMVALSVVLIMLQIWFPGLQYGTYFKPTP; via the coding sequence ATGCAACATGTGTTTAAATATCTCACTCTTGCCCCTGTAATGGCAACTTTGACAATGGTTGCTCTTTCGGTAGTGCTAATTATGTTGCAAATCTGGTTTCCAGGTTTGCAGTATGGCACGTATTTTAAGCCTACTCCCTAA
- the thrB gene encoding homoserine kinase, whose amino-acid sequence MSESHITVTVPATTANLGPGFDCIGAALTVYNRFKFSRLEVGKPSITVTGTEAAKVKTDESNLLYQAFSRLYQHIKQSPPAVAIEIELGVPLARGLGSSATAIVGGLVGANQLAGTPLSPAEVMNLAIAMEGHPDNVVPALLGGCRLAASDSKSNWQICDIPWQENVVPVVAIPDFELSTSEARRVLPTQVSRADAIFNTAHLGLLLRGLATDNGEWIGAALQDRLHQPYRQGLIAGYEAVQNAALAAGAYGMVISGAGPTLLALTETAKAAAVAAAMQASWQQQGIDAEVRSLAIDTQGATTNPV is encoded by the coding sequence ATGTCCGAATCTCATATTACCGTCACCGTTCCTGCTACCACGGCAAATCTAGGACCAGGGTTTGATTGTATTGGTGCAGCATTAACTGTATACAATCGGTTCAAGTTTTCCCGCTTGGAAGTAGGCAAACCGAGCATCACAGTTACAGGTACAGAAGCCGCCAAAGTTAAGACAGATGAGAGTAATTTACTGTACCAGGCTTTTTCGAGACTGTATCAACACATTAAGCAATCGCCGCCAGCAGTAGCAATTGAAATTGAATTAGGCGTACCTTTGGCGCGGGGTTTGGGGAGTTCGGCTACTGCAATCGTTGGTGGTTTGGTAGGTGCAAATCAATTAGCAGGTACGCCTTTAAGTCCAGCTGAGGTGATGAATTTAGCGATCGCAATGGAAGGACATCCTGATAATGTCGTACCAGCCTTGCTAGGTGGCTGTCGGCTAGCGGCTAGCGACAGCAAGTCAAATTGGCAAATTTGCGATATCCCGTGGCAAGAAAATGTAGTACCTGTAGTTGCAATTCCTGATTTTGAGCTATCGACATCTGAAGCGCGGCGGGTTTTGCCAACTCAAGTGAGTCGCGCCGATGCAATTTTTAATACAGCACATTTAGGATTACTACTGCGGGGTTTAGCCACAGATAATGGAGAATGGATCGGTGCAGCTTTGCAAGATCGACTGCATCAACCATACCGTCAAGGATTGATTGCAGGTTATGAAGCCGTACAAAATGCCGCTTTAGCTGCTGGAGCCTACGGAATGGTCATTAGTGGCGCGGGACCAACTTTACTAGCATTGACGGAAACCGCAAAGGCGGCGGCTGTAGCAGCGGCAATGCAGGCATCTTGGCAACAACAAGGGATTGATGCTGAAGTGAGATCGCTGGCGATCGATACTCAAGGGGCAACTACCAACCCTGTTTGA